One Acidimicrobiia bacterium genomic window carries:
- a CDS encoding ArsA-related P-loop ATPase, whose translation MQLHDFCSTSRVVIVAGKGGVGKTTVTAALATAAARAGTSVLIVEVEGKSGLSTALGCPPLEYDEREVQPGLRARTLTPDHALLEYLEERGLRRVSKQLVRSGALDVVATAVPGMKDILVLGKVKQLERAGAADLILIDAPAAGHAITFLLSARGLLDAVRVGPVRHQAEDVIELLSDPERCRVMLVTLPEETPVNELVETAFALEDRVGIKLGPVVVNAVPGDLALVGSSTADDAAAAGLALPDEASALDAAASFRHDRHALASVQADRLKTLLPLPQLRLPFVFGAIGPGEVDRLADALAGEIAALPEPVAP comes from the coding sequence ATGCAGCTCCATGACTTCTGCTCCACCTCCCGGGTCGTGATCGTTGCGGGCAAGGGTGGTGTCGGCAAGACCACCGTGACGGCCGCGCTCGCCACGGCGGCGGCGCGCGCGGGCACGAGCGTGCTGATCGTGGAGGTCGAAGGCAAATCGGGGCTGAGCACCGCGCTCGGCTGCCCGCCGCTCGAATACGACGAACGCGAGGTGCAGCCGGGGTTGCGCGCCCGCACGCTGACGCCGGATCACGCCCTGCTCGAGTACCTGGAGGAGCGCGGGCTGCGCCGGGTCTCCAAGCAGCTCGTGCGCTCCGGCGCGCTCGACGTCGTCGCCACCGCCGTACCCGGGATGAAGGACATCCTCGTGCTCGGCAAGGTGAAGCAGCTCGAGCGGGCCGGTGCGGCCGATCTCATCCTCATCGACGCACCAGCCGCCGGCCACGCCATCACGTTCCTGCTCTCGGCTCGCGGGCTCCTCGACGCGGTCCGCGTCGGCCCGGTGCGCCATCAGGCCGAAGACGTGATCGAGCTGCTGTCCGATCCGGAGCGCTGCCGCGTGATGCTCGTGACGCTGCCGGAGGAGACACCGGTGAACGAGCTCGTCGAGACCGCGTTCGCGCTCGAGGACCGCGTCGGCATCAAGCTCGGACCGGTCGTCGTCAACGCGGTGCCGGGCGACCTTGCGCTGGTTGGCAGCAGTACCGCTGACGACGCGGCCGCCGCGGGCCTGGCACTTCCGGACGAGGCGAGCGCACTCGACGCGGCTGCCTCGTTCCGCCACGACCGCCACGCGCTCGCTTCTGTGCAAGCCGACCGGCTGAAGACGCTCCTCCCGCTCCCCCAGCTCCGGTTGCCGTTCGTCTTCGGCGCGATCGGTCCGGGTGAGGTGGACCGGCTCGCCGACGCGCTTGCGGGTGAGATCGCCGCGCTCCCGGAGCCAGTTGCGCCGTGA
- a CDS encoding response regulator, protein MGTILVAADGHWIRDQVRAAFVAPGQEVIEATRGQDVRDLVRTQKPDLVILDLQIANMGGIAVAIDLHLEASAGRVPEVPILLLLDREADRFLAKRADADAELVKPVDASTLRRAAKPLLSEPAPA, encoded by the coding sequence GTGGGCACGATCTTGGTGGCGGCAGACGGTCATTGGATTCGTGACCAGGTGCGCGCCGCTTTCGTTGCGCCGGGACAAGAGGTCATCGAGGCGACGCGCGGCCAGGACGTGCGCGACCTCGTCCGGACGCAGAAGCCCGACCTGGTGATCCTCGATCTGCAGATCGCCAACATGGGCGGGATCGCGGTGGCCATCGACCTGCACCTCGAGGCGTCGGCCGGACGGGTGCCCGAAGTGCCGATCCTCTTGCTGCTCGATCGCGAAGCCGACCGCTTTCTCGCCAAGCGGGCCGACGCCGACGCGGAGCTGGTCAAGCCAGTCGACGCGTCGACGCTGCGGCGGGCTGCCAAGCCATTGCTCTCGGAGCCTGCTCCGGCCTGA
- a CDS encoding peptidylprolyl isomerase, with product MSKQSKRDRQRENREARRQYEEALARRRRTFKTARLFAIFLVPVIAIGAYLSISAKDEKTGGAAAGACRDVKKPKPKDDTFAAAEPTITDTTKTYVAEVVTSCGSFTIQLAAAEAPETVNSFAFLANEGFYDSLTFHRLVKDFVIQGGDPKGDGTGGPGYTVPDEPPTNGYQEGSVAMANSGAGTTGSQFFVVTTAEGAANLGGPPFLYSILGQVTEGFETVLRIEKLAKPDQQPKKIVVIDKVTVTEVGATAPSTTTTTSG from the coding sequence GTGTCGAAGCAATCGAAGCGTGATCGGCAGCGTGAGAACCGCGAGGCTCGCCGCCAGTACGAGGAGGCGCTCGCCCGTCGGCGCCGCACGTTCAAGACGGCTCGCCTCTTCGCGATCTTCCTGGTGCCGGTGATCGCGATTGGCGCGTACCTGAGCATTTCAGCGAAGGACGAGAAGACCGGGGGCGCCGCCGCGGGCGCGTGCCGAGACGTGAAGAAGCCGAAACCCAAGGACGACACTTTCGCCGCGGCCGAGCCCACGATCACCGACACGACCAAGACCTATGTCGCGGAGGTCGTCACGAGCTGCGGATCGTTCACGATCCAGCTCGCGGCGGCCGAAGCCCCCGAGACGGTGAACTCGTTCGCCTTCCTTGCGAACGAGGGGTTCTACGACAGCTTGACCTTCCATCGATTGGTGAAGGACTTCGTGATCCAGGGTGGCGATCCCAAGGGCGACGGCACCGGCGGACCCGGGTACACGGTGCCCGACGAGCCCCCCACGAACGGCTACCAGGAGGGGTCCGTCGCGATGGCCAACTCCGGTGCAGGAACCACGGGCTCGCAGTTCTTCGTCGTCACCACCGCCGAAGGCGCGGCCAACCTCGGGGGTCCGCCGTTCTTGTACTCGATCCTGGGTCAGGTGACCGAGGGCTTCGAGACCGTGTTGCGGATCGAGAAGCTGGCGAAGCCCGACCAGCAACCGAAGAAGATCGTGGTGATCGACAAGGTGACGGTCACCGAGGTTGGCGCGACGGCGCCGTCCACCACGACGACGACTTCAGGCTGA
- a CDS encoding NfeD family protein, whose amino-acid sequence MELHRPNATRRLRWLHRTRLVACALLVIGAYAAIAGPAAAGGDERRGIVVVQIKGLLDVPNVSLLKDTIKQVNADRRTLLLIQLDARGAIADVDPVMRAINRSRVPVVIWVGPPGAEATGGAAVLTAAAHRLFRAPGSTIGSPNPIRLDQSDDGDSGLTVTGQVPHGQRPTIGETIVKLDGKTIETADGEHTLSTAKVIGEGRDRRRQPNQEVVFETLDLAGQVQHSLISPTVAYFFLVIGLALIVFEFFAASIGFAAFVGALCVVGALYGFSHLPVHWWAVALLLLSTFGFAIDAQAGGLGFWTAVGSVALIAGSVTLYGGTIDLRPSWWAFVVVIASVGMFHVLAIPSFIRARFSTPTVGREGVVGEIGTAEVAVDPDGVVVIRDARWRARTNRATPIAAGGVVRVVSVEGLVLEVEPESGGAHDHRDRARRKK is encoded by the coding sequence ATGGAGCTGCATCGCCCGAATGCTACGAGGCGTCTGCGTTGGCTCCACAGGACACGGCTCGTTGCGTGTGCACTGCTGGTGATTGGCGCGTACGCAGCGATCGCTGGACCCGCAGCGGCCGGAGGCGATGAGCGACGCGGCATCGTCGTCGTGCAGATCAAGGGTTTGCTCGACGTTCCCAATGTGTCGCTCCTCAAGGACACGATCAAGCAGGTCAATGCCGACCGACGCACGCTCTTGCTGATCCAGCTCGACGCGCGTGGCGCGATCGCCGATGTCGATCCGGTGATGCGCGCCATCAACCGCTCACGGGTTCCCGTGGTGATCTGGGTCGGCCCGCCAGGGGCCGAAGCCACGGGTGGCGCGGCGGTGCTCACGGCCGCGGCGCATCGCTTGTTCCGTGCACCGGGGTCCACGATCGGTTCCCCAAACCCGATCCGCCTCGACCAATCGGACGACGGTGATTCCGGCCTGACGGTCACCGGCCAGGTGCCCCACGGGCAGCGACCGACGATCGGGGAGACAATCGTGAAGCTCGACGGGAAGACGATCGAGACCGCCGACGGCGAGCACACGCTCTCGACCGCGAAGGTGATCGGCGAAGGGCGCGACCGGAGGCGTCAGCCCAATCAAGAGGTTGTGTTCGAGACGCTCGATCTGGCCGGTCAAGTGCAGCACAGCCTGATCAGCCCGACGGTCGCGTACTTCTTCCTCGTCATTGGCTTGGCGCTCATCGTGTTCGAGTTCTTCGCCGCGAGCATCGGCTTCGCCGCGTTCGTCGGCGCGCTCTGTGTCGTGGGCGCGCTCTACGGGTTCTCCCATTTGCCGGTCCATTGGTGGGCGGTCGCGCTCTTGTTGCTCTCGACGTTCGGCTTCGCGATCGACGCCCAAGCGGGCGGCTTGGGCTTCTGGACGGCCGTCGGCTCGGTCGCGCTCATCGCCGGATCGGTCACCTTGTACGGCGGCACGATTGATCTGAGGCCGTCGTGGTGGGCGTTCGTGGTCGTGATCGCATCCGTCGGGATGTTCCACGTGCTTGCGATCCCGTCGTTCATCCGAGCGCGCTTCTCGACGCCGACCGTCGGGCGGGAGGGCGTGGTCGGCGAAATCGGCACAGCCGAGGTGGCCGTGGACCCAGACGGCGTCGTCGTGATCCGCGACGCCCGGTGGCGGGCCCGCACGAACCGCGCCACGCCGATCGCGGCGGGCGGGGTGGTGCGCGTGGTCTCGGTGGAGGGGCTCGTGCTCGAGGTCGAGCCAGAGTCCGGCGGTGCCCACGACCACCGGGACCGGGCTCGGCGCAAGAAGTGA
- a CDS encoding J domain-containing protein has product MQTAIAAVDLYATLGVEPTATAEEIAVAFRVHAKELHPDRHPGDAGVAERFKTLTHAYNVLARPESRDAYDRRRTARNTPVSSAPTATTHHPVFRTARRARAAIGIGIGLIVLGTASAVLLAGLDTGDAAKTITLWLVVVKLLACGVLLWGLGSWRLRRLRADARVTAR; this is encoded by the coding sequence GTGCAGACCGCGATCGCCGCCGTCGATCTCTACGCCACGCTTGGCGTCGAGCCGACCGCCACCGCCGAGGAGATCGCGGTCGCATTTCGGGTGCACGCCAAAGAGCTGCACCCGGACCGACACCCGGGAGACGCGGGTGTCGCCGAGCGATTCAAGACCTTGACGCACGCCTACAACGTCCTCGCGCGCCCCGAGAGTCGCGATGCCTACGACCGCCGCCGCACCGCGAGGAACACGCCGGTGTCGTCAGCCCCAACGGCGACGACGCACCATCCCGTGTTCCGCACGGCCCGACGGGCTCGGGCGGCGATCGGGATCGGCATTGGGCTGATCGTTCTCGGCACGGCCAGTGCGGTCCTGCTCGCCGGTCTGGACACCGGCGACGCGGCCAAGACCATCACGCTGTGGCTCGTCGTGGTGAAGCTCCTCGCCTGCGGCGTGCTGCTCTGGGGCCTCGGCTCCTGGCGCTTGCGGCGCCTGCGCGCCGACGCTCGGGTTACCGCGCGGTAA
- the selB gene encoding selenocysteine-specific translation elongation factor: MRVVATAGHVDHGKSTLVLALTGTDPDRFPEEKARGLTIDLGFAFTTLPSGIEVGFVDVPGHVRFIKNMLAGVGAVEVALVVVDASEGWMPQSEEHLRILELLGVRHGIVALTKADVVDAETLELAALEVVEHLAGSTLADAPVVVCDSVSGRGIDDVRAALDAVLADAPAAPDVRRPRLWIDRVFTARGAGTIVTGTLTGGSFAIDDEVDAGGRRARVRGIETAGRKAGTAGPGTRVALNLAGVEHRDLARGDAVVTPSQWSVPRVVDVALLKLAGEEVRRRGRFQAYVGSGERRVWLRVLDDAGAYARLRFDEVVPLAPGDRLVLRDAGRRRTVAGAEVLDVEPVGRAKDAPARLSLPIGGRLLASRPWLAVGDIPRLVGCSERAATALVDELVGVGHAERVGEWIVDPATLASFRAEVGGRALAHHSAHPMDLGIELGAVANALRVTPEQLRSAMVGATDVVVERGVVRHTSHGGIAAETPEARRLLAALAAAPFSPPEPQDVGADKALVRALVREGALIDVDRVVFSAEALGQARALVLDALRDRGHLTVADIRDLLGSTRKFVLPIVGWLDREGVTRRRGDDRVPGPTSGLGELL; this comes from the coding sequence ATGAGGGTCGTCGCGACGGCGGGGCATGTGGACCATGGGAAGTCCACGCTCGTGCTCGCGCTCACGGGCACGGACCCCGACCGGTTTCCGGAAGAGAAGGCGCGTGGTCTCACGATCGACCTCGGCTTCGCGTTCACCACGCTGCCTTCCGGCATCGAGGTCGGCTTCGTCGACGTGCCCGGTCACGTGCGCTTCATCAAGAACATGCTCGCGGGCGTCGGCGCGGTGGAAGTCGCGCTCGTCGTCGTCGACGCCAGCGAAGGATGGATGCCGCAGAGCGAGGAGCACCTTCGCATCCTCGAGCTGCTCGGCGTGCGCCACGGCATCGTGGCGCTCACGAAGGCCGACGTCGTCGACGCCGAGACCCTCGAGCTCGCGGCGCTCGAGGTTGTCGAGCATCTCGCAGGCTCCACGCTCGCGGATGCGCCGGTCGTCGTCTGCGATTCGGTGTCGGGGCGCGGGATCGACGACGTGCGAGCCGCTCTCGACGCGGTGCTCGCCGACGCACCCGCGGCGCCTGACGTAAGGCGACCGCGGTTGTGGATCGATCGCGTGTTCACGGCTCGTGGCGCCGGCACGATCGTCACCGGGACACTCACCGGTGGCTCCTTCGCCATCGACGATGAGGTCGACGCCGGCGGGCGGCGAGCACGCGTGCGGGGCATCGAGACCGCTGGTCGCAAGGCCGGTACCGCTGGACCCGGTACGCGCGTCGCCTTGAATCTGGCCGGTGTCGAGCATCGCGACCTCGCCCGTGGTGACGCGGTGGTCACCCCGTCGCAGTGGTCCGTGCCGCGCGTGGTCGATGTCGCGCTGCTCAAGCTCGCGGGCGAGGAAGTCCGTCGGCGGGGACGATTCCAGGCGTACGTCGGGTCGGGCGAACGGCGGGTGTGGCTCCGCGTGCTCGACGATGCCGGCGCATATGCGCGGCTTCGGTTCGACGAGGTGGTGCCGCTGGCGCCGGGAGATCGGCTCGTGCTGCGCGACGCGGGCCGCAGACGGACCGTCGCCGGCGCCGAAGTTCTCGATGTCGAGCCGGTCGGCCGGGCCAAGGACGCGCCCGCCCGGCTCTCGCTGCCGATCGGTGGGCGCCTCCTCGCCTCCCGCCCGTGGCTGGCCGTGGGCGATATCCCACGACTGGTTGGGTGCTCCGAACGCGCCGCGACCGCGCTCGTCGACGAGCTGGTCGGAGTGGGCCACGCCGAGCGCGTCGGTGAGTGGATCGTTGACCCCGCAACGCTCGCGAGCTTCCGAGCGGAGGTGGGCGGGCGCGCCCTTGCCCACCATTCGGCCCACCCGATGGATCTCGGAATCGAGCTGGGCGCGGTGGCGAACGCGCTGCGCGTCACTCCCGAGCAGCTGCGGAGCGCGATGGTTGGGGCAACCGATGTCGTCGTCGAGCGCGGCGTCGTGCGCCACACGTCCCATGGGGGGATCGCGGCCGAAACTCCAGAGGCGCGGAGACTTCTGGCCGCGCTCGCCGCCGCGCCGTTCTCGCCCCCGGAGCCTCAGGATGTCGGCGCAGACAAGGCGCTGGTGCGCGCGCTCGTGCGCGAGGGCGCGCTGATCGACGTCGACCGAGTCGTGTTCAGTGCCGAGGCGCTCGGCCAAGCCCGCGCGCTGGTGCTCGACGCGCTCCGCGACCGTGGCCACCTGACCGTCGCCGACATTCGCGATCTGCTCGGATCGACCCGGAAGTTCGTGCTACCGATCGTGGGCTGGCTCGATCGCGAGGGCGTCACGCGTCGGCGCGGTGACGATCGCGTCCCCGGGCCGACGTCAGGCTTGGGCGAGCTCCTCTGA
- a CDS encoding aspartate kinase: protein MSLVVQKYGGTSVADPERIKAVAEHIVATRRAGNEVVVVVSAMGKTTDELEQLAHEVSASPNAREMDMLLTSGERISIALLCMAIIDRGEHAVSFTGSQAGIVTDTTHRKAKIVDVRADRLREAIDQGAVAVVAGFQGVSTAFDVTTLGRGGSDTTAVALAAALDAEACEIYTDVDGVFTADPRLVPRARRLERLSYEEMLDMAATGSRVLALRSVEFARNHGVRVHVRSSFTWEPGTWVVNEEEAMEQAIISGVTNDTSEAKITLSHVPDRPGVAAKVFRALADEAINVDMIVQNVSTAGHTDISFTLPKEDLGRAGKVMEQLVEDVSASGFTPDEGIGRVSLVGAGMKTHPGVAATMFEVLAREHVNIEMISTSSIRISCVVQEADVEKAVRALHDAFELEKA, encoded by the coding sequence GTGAGCCTCGTCGTGCAAAAGTACGGCGGCACGTCTGTGGCCGACCCAGAGCGGATCAAGGCTGTCGCCGAGCACATCGTCGCGACACGTCGCGCCGGCAACGAGGTCGTCGTCGTCGTGTCGGCGATGGGCAAGACCACCGACGAGCTCGAACAGCTTGCGCACGAAGTGTCGGCGTCGCCCAACGCGCGCGAGATGGACATGCTGCTCACGTCGGGCGAGCGGATCTCGATCGCCTTGCTGTGCATGGCGATCATCGATCGCGGTGAGCACGCGGTGAGCTTCACAGGCTCCCAGGCCGGGATCGTCACCGACACCACGCATCGGAAGGCGAAGATCGTCGATGTCCGCGCCGACCGCCTGCGCGAGGCGATCGACCAGGGTGCCGTCGCGGTCGTCGCCGGATTCCAAGGTGTCTCGACCGCGTTCGACGTGACCACGCTCGGCCGCGGCGGGTCCGACACGACGGCAGTTGCGCTCGCCGCCGCGCTCGACGCGGAGGCGTGCGAGATCTACACGGACGTCGATGGCGTGTTCACTGCAGACCCCCGCCTCGTGCCTCGGGCTCGGCGACTCGAGCGGTTGTCGTACGAGGAGATGCTCGACATGGCGGCGACGGGCTCACGCGTCCTGGCGCTGCGATCCGTCGAGTTCGCCCGGAACCACGGCGTTCGGGTACATGTGCGGTCGAGCTTCACGTGGGAACCAGGCACGTGGGTCGTGAACGAGGAGGAAGCGATGGAGCAAGCGATCATCTCGGGCGTCACGAACGACACCTCCGAGGCCAAGATCACGCTGTCCCACGTTCCCGACCGACCGGGCGTCGCGGCCAAGGTGTTCCGCGCGTTGGCCGACGAGGCGATCAACGTGGACATGATCGTGCAGAACGTGTCGACCGCCGGTCACACCGACATCTCCTTCACGCTGCCCAAGGAAGACCTCGGCCGGGCCGGGAAGGTGATGGAGCAGCTCGTCGAAGACGTCAGCGCTTCGGGCTTCACTCCCGACGAGGGAATCGGGCGGGTCTCGCTCGTCGGGGCCGGCATGAAGACCCATCCGGGCGTGGCCGCGACCATGTTCGAGGTGCTCGCGCGCGAGCACGTGAACATCGAGATGATCTCCACCTCGTCGATCCGCATCTCGTGCGTGGTCCAGGAGGCCGACGTGGAGAAGGCCGTTCGGGCGCTGCACGATGCGTTCGAGCTGGAGAAGGCGTAA
- a CDS encoding Type 1 glutamine amidotransferase-like domain-containing protein translates to MSANRAGGTLVLVGGGEWNEGCKDFDRELLANADASEVVVLPSAAAFEHPERVVERATVYFEALGAKVRAPMVLRRADGEDPKTVEAVRKARMVYVADGSPLHLRSVLKSSSLWDAMLGSYHAGGVLAASGAGATLVCDPMVDPRGGAYTVGLGVVPNLAVFPYHGTAADHLRERSIDLLPKNATLIGIDEQTALVRDPDGAWRTAGVGAVTVYTGRDTKQFATGSAIDELSA, encoded by the coding sequence ATGAGCGCGAACCGAGCTGGCGGAACCCTTGTGCTCGTGGGTGGCGGCGAGTGGAACGAGGGCTGCAAGGACTTCGACCGCGAGCTCCTCGCAAACGCCGATGCGAGCGAGGTCGTGGTGCTGCCGTCGGCCGCGGCCTTCGAGCACCCTGAGCGTGTTGTCGAGCGCGCCACCGTCTACTTCGAAGCGCTCGGCGCGAAAGTTCGTGCGCCGATGGTCCTACGGCGAGCCGACGGTGAGGACCCGAAGACGGTCGAGGCGGTGCGCAAGGCGCGCATGGTGTACGTGGCCGACGGCTCGCCGCTACACCTGCGCTCCGTGCTCAAGTCGTCGTCGTTGTGGGACGCGATGCTCGGGTCGTACCACGCGGGTGGCGTGCTCGCCGCGTCGGGTGCCGGGGCGACGCTCGTGTGCGATCCAATGGTGGATCCGCGTGGCGGTGCGTACACCGTCGGACTCGGCGTCGTTCCCAACCTCGCGGTGTTCCCGTATCACGGCACTGCCGCCGATCACCTGCGCGAGCGCTCGATCGATCTCTTGCCCAAGAACGCCACGCTGATCGGCATCGACGAGCAGACGGCGCTGGTGCGCGACCCCGACGGCGCGTGGCGCACCGCGGGTGTGGGCGCCGTGACGGTGTACACCGGCCGTGACACGAAACAGTTCGCGACCGGCAGCGCGATCGATGAGCTCTCAGCCTGA
- a CDS encoding WhiB family transcriptional regulator, whose product MAVRTVGEIWQRRASCRGPESVLFFAPTVPEPRPDREAREARAKAICGGCPVQVECLEYAVRIREWHGIWGGLNENERRLLWDPDAVSEELAQA is encoded by the coding sequence GTGGCCGTTCGTACCGTCGGCGAGATCTGGCAACGACGTGCGTCCTGTCGCGGCCCGGAGTCGGTGCTGTTCTTCGCGCCCACCGTGCCCGAGCCCAGGCCTGATCGCGAGGCGCGCGAAGCGCGGGCCAAGGCGATCTGCGGTGGATGTCCCGTCCAGGTCGAGTGCCTCGAGTACGCGGTGCGCATCCGCGAGTGGCACGGCATCTGGGGCGGCCTCAACGAGAACGAGCGACGCCTGCTCTGGGATCCCGACGCGGTGTCAGAGGAGCTCGCCCAAGCCTGA
- a CDS encoding aspartate-semialdehyde dehydrogenase, with product MRVGVVGATGVVGTEMLRVLEERSFPVSELRVYASPRSEGRRLPFAGGEVTCAVLRDGCFDGLDLVIVDVDDPLALEWAPRAAAAGAKVIDNSAAFRMDPEVPLVVAEINPDDVRELPKGIISCPNCTTMVLVTALAPLHRAAGIERLVVSTYQSVSGAGQPGVDELAGQWTKGAGQEDVLSRAGATPGAIEPGEIWPKPIAGNVIPLAGSLDASGVTSEERKLRDESRKILHAPDLRVTGTCVRVPVYVGHAMSANVQFQRAISRDEAASVLARAPGVAVLDGVDGAPTPLESAGIDPVLVGRIREDESQANTLDLWVTGDNLRKGAALNAVQLAELLL from the coding sequence ATGCGAGTGGGTGTGGTTGGCGCCACGGGCGTCGTCGGAACCGAGATGCTGCGTGTGCTCGAGGAGCGCTCGTTCCCGGTGTCGGAGCTGCGCGTGTACGCGTCGCCGCGCTCCGAGGGTCGACGGCTTCCGTTTGCGGGTGGTGAGGTCACGTGCGCCGTGCTGCGTGACGGTTGCTTCGACGGGCTCGACCTCGTGATCGTTGACGTCGACGATCCGCTCGCGCTCGAGTGGGCTCCGCGCGCAGCTGCCGCGGGCGCGAAGGTCATCGACAACTCGGCGGCGTTCCGCATGGATCCCGAGGTTCCGCTCGTGGTGGCGGAGATCAACCCCGACGATGTGCGGGAGCTCCCGAAGGGCATCATCTCGTGCCCCAACTGCACGACGATGGTGCTGGTGACCGCGCTGGCTCCGCTGCACCGCGCAGCGGGAATCGAGCGCCTCGTGGTGTCGACGTACCAGTCAGTGTCGGGCGCAGGTCAACCCGGTGTCGACGAGCTCGCCGGTCAGTGGACGAAGGGCGCGGGCCAGGAAGACGTGCTCAGCCGCGCCGGAGCGACACCGGGCGCGATCGAGCCGGGTGAGATCTGGCCGAAGCCCATTGCCGGGAACGTGATCCCGCTCGCGGGCTCGCTTGACGCGAGTGGCGTCACGTCGGAGGAGCGCAAGCTGCGCGACGAGAGCCGCAAGATCCTGCACGCACCTGATCTGCGCGTCACAGGCACCTGCGTGCGCGTGCCGGTGTACGTCGGACACGCCATGTCGGCGAACGTGCAGTTCCAGCGGGCCATCTCACGCGACGAGGCCGCGAGCGTCTTGGCCCGCGCGCCGGGCGTAGCCGTGCTCGACGGCGTCGATGGCGCACCGACACCCCTCGAGAGTGCAGGCATCGACCCGGTGCTGGTCGGCCGCATCCGCGAGGACGAGTCCCAGGCGAACACGCTGGACCTGTGGGTCACCGGTGACAACCTCCGCAAGGGCGCCGCCCTCAACGCCGTCCAGCTCGCGGAACTGCTGCTCTGA
- a CDS encoding ArsA-related P-loop ATPase has translation MSVVRLINEDHVVVCCGTGGVGKTTTSAVLALAAARRGRNAVVVTIDPAKRLADTLGLDELGESAQEIARARWDPSGSAPETGRLSALMLDTHATFDALVHKHASSPEQAQRILDNRFYRNIAGALSGTQEYMAMEKLHELHEEGGYDLIVVDTPPTRHALDFLDAPARLTRMLNNRIFRFLMMPTRRSMRLASFAVQTFLRTVAKVIGAEVIDDIVAFFRAFEGMEQGFRERAGRVTELLGAAGTAFVLVTSPRRDAVDEAEFFAERLRESDLRVAALIVNRVHPDFGFGSDPDVLRQRAVALAGSDGVAADRLAARYENLADYVALARHERDELARAGDRIGAGAVAYVPSLPHDVVDIAALDAVSFYLVGQVK, from the coding sequence GTGAGCGTCGTCCGGCTCATCAACGAGGACCACGTCGTGGTCTGCTGCGGCACCGGTGGTGTCGGCAAGACGACCACATCGGCCGTGCTCGCGCTCGCCGCCGCGCGCCGTGGTCGCAACGCCGTGGTCGTCACGATCGACCCGGCCAAGCGCCTTGCCGACACCCTCGGTCTCGACGAGCTCGGTGAGAGCGCCCAGGAGATCGCGCGAGCTCGATGGGACCCGAGCGGCAGCGCCCCGGAAACGGGTCGACTCTCAGCGCTGATGCTCGACACGCACGCCACGTTCGACGCGCTCGTGCACAAGCACGCGAGCAGCCCCGAGCAAGCCCAACGCATCCTGGACAACCGCTTCTATCGCAACATCGCGGGCGCCCTGTCGGGAACCCAGGAGTACATGGCGATGGAGAAGCTGCACGAGCTCCACGAGGAAGGCGGCTACGACCTCATCGTGGTCGACACTCCGCCCACGCGCCACGCGCTCGACTTCCTGGATGCACCGGCTCGTCTCACCCGGATGCTCAACAACCGCATCTTCCGGTTCCTGATGATGCCGACGCGCCGTTCGATGCGGCTCGCGAGCTTCGCGGTGCAGACGTTCCTGCGGACGGTCGCGAAGGTGATCGGCGCGGAGGTGATCGACGACATCGTTGCGTTCTTCCGCGCGTTCGAAGGCATGGAGCAGGGCTTCCGGGAGCGAGCCGGCCGGGTGACCGAGCTCCTCGGCGCCGCCGGCACCGCCTTCGTGCTCGTCACGTCGCCACGGCGCGACGCGGTCGATGAAGCCGAGTTCTTTGCCGAGCGACTGCGAGAGAGCGATCTGCGTGTCGCCGCGCTCATCGTGAACCGCGTCCATCCCGACTTCGGGTTCGGGAGCGACCCCGACGTGTTGCGCCAGCGCGCGGTTGCCCTTGCTGGCTCGGACGGCGTCGCGGCCGATCGGCTGGCCGCTCGTTACGAAAACCTCGCCGACTACGTGGCGCTGGCGCGGCACGAGCGCGACGAGCTCGCGCGAGCGGGAGACCGCATCGGTGCAGGCGCGGTTGCCTACGTGCCTTCGCTCCCACATGACGTCGTCGACATCGCCGCGCTCGACGCGGTGAGCTTCTACCTCGTCGGCCAGGTGAAGTAG